A single region of the Grus americana isolate bGruAme1 chromosome 3, bGruAme1.mat, whole genome shotgun sequence genome encodes:
- the GLYATL3 gene encoding glycine N-acyltransferase-like protein 3 isoform X2 codes for MQKQPQTRKMLVLKCSMKLQMLEKMLRWSFPESLKVYGAVMNINRGNPFRKEVVVDSWPDFKAVITRPQRENEMDDLDHYTNAHAVFYKELQAYQELLENTNAINWGQIFQIQGLQDGIREISRTVALSKKVDVKISCFQMVIHSDPDTLPDVRLQMDPKLTLTYLDISHASLLSKTWSRGGNPRSQKYLANLICCFPSVCVLDDNGYPLSWSLTDQFATMIHGYTLPEYRRKGYSRLVATTLAKKLHSCGFPAQGNVLETNIPSITLLKSMNAQFLPCSFFRVIHTPFQLLAKSDL; via the exons ATGCAGAAGCAGCCACAAA CAAGGAAGATGCTGGTACTCAAATGCTCCATGAAGTTGCAGATGCTGGAGAAAATGCTAAGGTGGAGTTTCCCCGAGTCCCTCAAG GTTTATGGAGCTGTGATGAACATCAACCGAGGGAACCCCTTCAGGAAGGAAGTGGTGGTGGACTCATGGCCAGACTTCAAAGCTGTTATCACCCGGCCGCAGAGGGAG aatgAGATGGATGACCTTGACCATTATACCAATGCTCATGCAGTTTTCTACAAGGAGCTACAAGCTTACCAGGAGCTACTGGAAAACACAAATGCCATCAACTGGGGACAAATTTTTCAGATACAAG GGCTCCAGGATGGAATACGTGAAATATCCAGAACGGTGGCTTTATCTAAGAAGGTAGATGTGAAAATATCCTGTTTCCAGATGGTTATCCATTCGGACCCGGACACGCTGCCAGATGTCAGACTTCA GATGGACCCTAAATTAACACTGACTTACCTGGACATCTCCCATGCCAGCCTGCTCAGCAAAACCTGGTCACGGGGGGGCAACCCAAGGAGCCAGAAGTACCTTGCTAACCTCATTTGCTGCTTCCCCAGTGTCTGTGTCTTGGATGACAATGGGTATCCCCTCTCCTGGAGCCTGACGGACCAGTTTGCCACCATGATTCATGGTTATACTCTCCCAGAGTATCGGAGAAAGGGTTATAGCAGGCTTGTGGCTACCACTTTAGCTAAGAAATTACATAGCTGTGGCTTTCCAGCACAGGGTAATGTCCTGGAGACGAATATACCATCAATAACTTTGCTGAAAAGCATGAATGCCCAGTTTCTTCCCTGCTCGTTTTTCAGAGTGATTCATACACCTTTTCAACTTTTAGCCAAATCTGACTTATAG
- the GLYATL3 gene encoding glycine N-acyltransferase-like protein 3 isoform X1, producing MQKQPQTRKMLVLKCSMKLQMLEKMLRWSFPESLKVYGAVMNINRGNPFRKEVVVDSWPDFKAVITRPQREIFSPQNEMDDLDHYTNAHAVFYKELQAYQELLENTNAINWGQIFQIQGLQDGIREISRTVALSKKVDVKISCFQMVIHSDPDTLPDVRLQMDPKLTLTYLDISHASLLSKTWSRGGNPRSQKYLANLICCFPSVCVLDDNGYPLSWSLTDQFATMIHGYTLPEYRRKGYSRLVATTLAKKLHSCGFPAQGNVLETNIPSITLLKSMNAQFLPCSFFRVIHTPFQLLAKSDL from the exons ATGCAGAAGCAGCCACAAA CAAGGAAGATGCTGGTACTCAAATGCTCCATGAAGTTGCAGATGCTGGAGAAAATGCTAAGGTGGAGTTTCCCCGAGTCCCTCAAG GTTTATGGAGCTGTGATGAACATCAACCGAGGGAACCCCTTCAGGAAGGAAGTGGTGGTGGACTCATGGCCAGACTTCAAAGCTGTTATCACCCGGCCGCAGAGGGAG attttttctccccagaatgAGATGGATGACCTTGACCATTATACCAATGCTCATGCAGTTTTCTACAAGGAGCTACAAGCTTACCAGGAGCTACTGGAAAACACAAATGCCATCAACTGGGGACAAATTTTTCAGATACAAG GGCTCCAGGATGGAATACGTGAAATATCCAGAACGGTGGCTTTATCTAAGAAGGTAGATGTGAAAATATCCTGTTTCCAGATGGTTATCCATTCGGACCCGGACACGCTGCCAGATGTCAGACTTCA GATGGACCCTAAATTAACACTGACTTACCTGGACATCTCCCATGCCAGCCTGCTCAGCAAAACCTGGTCACGGGGGGGCAACCCAAGGAGCCAGAAGTACCTTGCTAACCTCATTTGCTGCTTCCCCAGTGTCTGTGTCTTGGATGACAATGGGTATCCCCTCTCCTGGAGCCTGACGGACCAGTTTGCCACCATGATTCATGGTTATACTCTCCCAGAGTATCGGAGAAAGGGTTATAGCAGGCTTGTGGCTACCACTTTAGCTAAGAAATTACATAGCTGTGGCTTTCCAGCACAGGGTAATGTCCTGGAGACGAATATACCATCAATAACTTTGCTGAAAAGCATGAATGCCCAGTTTCTTCCCTGCTCGTTTTTCAGAGTGATTCATACACCTTTTCAACTTTTAGCCAAATCTGACTTATAG
- the GLYATL3 gene encoding glycine N-acyltransferase-like protein 3 isoform X3: MLVLKCSMKLQMLEKMLRWSFPESLKVYGAVMNINRGNPFRKEVVVDSWPDFKAVITRPQREIFSPQNEMDDLDHYTNAHAVFYKELQAYQELLENTNAINWGQIFQIQGLQDGIREISRTVALSKKVDVKISCFQMVIHSDPDTLPDVRLQMDPKLTLTYLDISHASLLSKTWSRGGNPRSQKYLANLICCFPSVCVLDDNGYPLSWSLTDQFATMIHGYTLPEYRRKGYSRLVATTLAKKLHSCGFPAQGNVLETNIPSITLLKSMNAQFLPCSFFRVIHTPFQLLAKSDL; the protein is encoded by the exons ATGCTGGTACTCAAATGCTCCATGAAGTTGCAGATGCTGGAGAAAATGCTAAGGTGGAGTTTCCCCGAGTCCCTCAAG GTTTATGGAGCTGTGATGAACATCAACCGAGGGAACCCCTTCAGGAAGGAAGTGGTGGTGGACTCATGGCCAGACTTCAAAGCTGTTATCACCCGGCCGCAGAGGGAG attttttctccccagaatgAGATGGATGACCTTGACCATTATACCAATGCTCATGCAGTTTTCTACAAGGAGCTACAAGCTTACCAGGAGCTACTGGAAAACACAAATGCCATCAACTGGGGACAAATTTTTCAGATACAAG GGCTCCAGGATGGAATACGTGAAATATCCAGAACGGTGGCTTTATCTAAGAAGGTAGATGTGAAAATATCCTGTTTCCAGATGGTTATCCATTCGGACCCGGACACGCTGCCAGATGTCAGACTTCA GATGGACCCTAAATTAACACTGACTTACCTGGACATCTCCCATGCCAGCCTGCTCAGCAAAACCTGGTCACGGGGGGGCAACCCAAGGAGCCAGAAGTACCTTGCTAACCTCATTTGCTGCTTCCCCAGTGTCTGTGTCTTGGATGACAATGGGTATCCCCTCTCCTGGAGCCTGACGGACCAGTTTGCCACCATGATTCATGGTTATACTCTCCCAGAGTATCGGAGAAAGGGTTATAGCAGGCTTGTGGCTACCACTTTAGCTAAGAAATTACATAGCTGTGGCTTTCCAGCACAGGGTAATGTCCTGGAGACGAATATACCATCAATAACTTTGCTGAAAAGCATGAATGCCCAGTTTCTTCCCTGCTCGTTTTTCAGAGTGATTCATACACCTTTTCAACTTTTAGCCAAATCTGACTTATAG
- the CENPQ gene encoding centromere protein Q isoform X1, whose amino-acid sequence MGPGHSCGGQRCMPGVVVRASHAEIMKRHHPSSGKMGETTGGGPAKKAFKSQNQQGPSSKKKGTDGEGRKQGQKRKQVTQTVKRKAKEHGDYSPAGEKGSSKKVKLTSTKIGSWQTLSESSRQFLETVMDSVILSVLCQQRERKDDVQKHLNLLKEKVLRFFKTLKVPPGKLGNLKNVPGLQMAEKQMLETNEASLVQLQEEINEAERSAEHIEETIQQLQYKIQVLKNQLEEDEKKARKVFQENGSGALHLPELPKRSLQAPTLQEEILKIKNQKGLLKDMNTIQQSADMKNMLTLIEKIYEKVDFL is encoded by the exons ATGGGCCCGGGCCATAGCTGTGGCGGGCAGCGTTGCATGCCGGGAGTTGTAGTCCGCGCTTCGCACGCTGAG ATAATGAAACGCCACCACCCATCCTCTGGTAAAATGGGGGAGACCACTGGTGGAGGACCagcaaaaaaagcctttaaatcACAAAATCAGCAAGGGCCTTCCAgcaaaaaaaagggaacagatggagaaggaagaaaacaaggtcaaaaaagaaag caggTCACTCAGACAGTCAAAAGGAAAGCTAAGGAACATGGAGACTATTCCCCTGCAG gagaaaaaggttCTTCAAAGAAGGTGAAGCTAACCAGCACTAAAATAGGATCTTGGCAGACTCTCTCTGAGAGCAGTAGGCAGTTTCTGGAAACTGTAATGGATTCAGTAATACT atCTGTTTTGTGCCAACAACGTGAGAGAAAAGATGATGTTCAGAAGCATCTCaatttactgaaagaaaa GGTGCTGAGATTTTTCAAGACTTTAAAGGTGCCTCCAGGGAAGCTGGGCAATCTGAAGAATGTCCCAGGCCTTCAAATGGCAGAGAAACAAATGCTTGAGACAAACGAAGCGTCTTTGGTACAATTGCAG gaagaaataaatgaagctgAGCGATCAGCAGAACACATTGAAGAAACTATACAGCAACTGCAGTACAAAATCCAGGTGCTCAAGAACCAGTtagaggaagatgaaaaaaaggCCAGGAAG GTATTCCAGGAAAATGGCAGTGGAGCACTCCACCTTCCAGAACTCCCCAAGCGCAGTTTACAGGCACCCACTTTGCAG gaagaaattttgaagataaaaaatcagaaaggcCTTTTAAAGGATATGAACACTATTCAGCAGTCAGCTGACATGAAGAACATGTTAACCCTCATTGAAAAGATCTATGAGAAGGTAGACTTCCTTTGA
- the CENPQ gene encoding centromere protein Q isoform X2, with protein MGPGHSCGGQRCMPGVVVRASHAEIMKRHHPSSGKMGETTGGGPAKKAFKSQNQQGPSSKKKGTDGEGRKQGQKRKVTQTVKRKAKEHGDYSPAGEKGSSKKVKLTSTKIGSWQTLSESSRQFLETVMDSVILSVLCQQRERKDDVQKHLNLLKEKVLRFFKTLKVPPGKLGNLKNVPGLQMAEKQMLETNEASLVQLQEEINEAERSAEHIEETIQQLQYKIQVLKNQLEEDEKKARKVFQENGSGALHLPELPKRSLQAPTLQEEILKIKNQKGLLKDMNTIQQSADMKNMLTLIEKIYEKVDFL; from the exons ATGGGCCCGGGCCATAGCTGTGGCGGGCAGCGTTGCATGCCGGGAGTTGTAGTCCGCGCTTCGCACGCTGAG ATAATGAAACGCCACCACCCATCCTCTGGTAAAATGGGGGAGACCACTGGTGGAGGACCagcaaaaaaagcctttaaatcACAAAATCAGCAAGGGCCTTCCAgcaaaaaaaagggaacagatggagaaggaagaaaacaaggtcaaaaaagaaag gTCACTCAGACAGTCAAAAGGAAAGCTAAGGAACATGGAGACTATTCCCCTGCAG gagaaaaaggttCTTCAAAGAAGGTGAAGCTAACCAGCACTAAAATAGGATCTTGGCAGACTCTCTCTGAGAGCAGTAGGCAGTTTCTGGAAACTGTAATGGATTCAGTAATACT atCTGTTTTGTGCCAACAACGTGAGAGAAAAGATGATGTTCAGAAGCATCTCaatttactgaaagaaaa GGTGCTGAGATTTTTCAAGACTTTAAAGGTGCCTCCAGGGAAGCTGGGCAATCTGAAGAATGTCCCAGGCCTTCAAATGGCAGAGAAACAAATGCTTGAGACAAACGAAGCGTCTTTGGTACAATTGCAG gaagaaataaatgaagctgAGCGATCAGCAGAACACATTGAAGAAACTATACAGCAACTGCAGTACAAAATCCAGGTGCTCAAGAACCAGTtagaggaagatgaaaaaaaggCCAGGAAG GTATTCCAGGAAAATGGCAGTGGAGCACTCCACCTTCCAGAACTCCCCAAGCGCAGTTTACAGGCACCCACTTTGCAG gaagaaattttgaagataaaaaatcagaaaggcCTTTTAAAGGATATGAACACTATTCAGCAGTCAGCTGACATGAAGAACATGTTAACCCTCATTGAAAAGATCTATGAGAAGGTAGACTTCCTTTGA
- the CENPQ gene encoding centromere protein Q isoform X3 → MKRHHPSSGKMGETTGGGPAKKAFKSQNQQGPSSKKKGTDGEGRKQGQKRKQVTQTVKRKAKEHGDYSPAGEKGSSKKVKLTSTKIGSWQTLSESSRQFLETVMDSVILSVLCQQRERKDDVQKHLNLLKEKVLRFFKTLKVPPGKLGNLKNVPGLQMAEKQMLETNEASLVQLQEEINEAERSAEHIEETIQQLQYKIQVLKNQLEEDEKKARKVFQENGSGALHLPELPKRSLQAPTLQEEILKIKNQKGLLKDMNTIQQSADMKNMLTLIEKIYEKVDFL, encoded by the exons ATGAAACGCCACCACCCATCCTCTGGTAAAATGGGGGAGACCACTGGTGGAGGACCagcaaaaaaagcctttaaatcACAAAATCAGCAAGGGCCTTCCAgcaaaaaaaagggaacagatggagaaggaagaaaacaaggtcaaaaaagaaag caggTCACTCAGACAGTCAAAAGGAAAGCTAAGGAACATGGAGACTATTCCCCTGCAG gagaaaaaggttCTTCAAAGAAGGTGAAGCTAACCAGCACTAAAATAGGATCTTGGCAGACTCTCTCTGAGAGCAGTAGGCAGTTTCTGGAAACTGTAATGGATTCAGTAATACT atCTGTTTTGTGCCAACAACGTGAGAGAAAAGATGATGTTCAGAAGCATCTCaatttactgaaagaaaa GGTGCTGAGATTTTTCAAGACTTTAAAGGTGCCTCCAGGGAAGCTGGGCAATCTGAAGAATGTCCCAGGCCTTCAAATGGCAGAGAAACAAATGCTTGAGACAAACGAAGCGTCTTTGGTACAATTGCAG gaagaaataaatgaagctgAGCGATCAGCAGAACACATTGAAGAAACTATACAGCAACTGCAGTACAAAATCCAGGTGCTCAAGAACCAGTtagaggaagatgaaaaaaaggCCAGGAAG GTATTCCAGGAAAATGGCAGTGGAGCACTCCACCTTCCAGAACTCCCCAAGCGCAGTTTACAGGCACCCACTTTGCAG gaagaaattttgaagataaaaaatcagaaaggcCTTTTAAAGGATATGAACACTATTCAGCAGTCAGCTGACATGAAGAACATGTTAACCCTCATTGAAAAGATCTATGAGAAGGTAGACTTCCTTTGA